Proteins encoded together in one bacterium window:
- a CDS encoding CoA-transferase subunit beta: MDYNSNELMVCQAARQLQDRDVVFVGIGLPNMACNLARRRHAPNLVLLYESGAVGATPERLPVSIGDPSLVTNSLSICSMFDIFNFYLQGGLIDVGFLQGAQIDRFGNLNTTVVGDYQKPSVRLPGSGGACEIAILAKKVFVIAPQTKRSFPEKVDFITSPGYVDHAETRKELGMPGAGPVMVITNLGCYDFEEGEMILTSLHPGCTIEQVQENLGWKVKVSSHLKMTEEPHHEELRIIRDELDPGHLYI; encoded by the coding sequence ATGGACTACAACAGCAATGAACTGATGGTGTGTCAGGCCGCGCGGCAGTTACAGGATCGCGATGTTGTGTTTGTCGGCATCGGACTTCCCAACATGGCTTGCAATCTTGCGCGACGCAGACACGCACCCAACCTCGTGTTGTTGTATGAATCAGGCGCTGTTGGCGCAACTCCGGAGCGACTTCCGGTATCGATTGGTGATCCATCGCTGGTAACGAATTCACTGAGTATTTGTTCGATGTTCGATATTTTCAATTTCTATTTGCAGGGTGGTTTAATCGATGTTGGATTTTTGCAAGGCGCACAGATCGACCGCTTTGGCAATCTAAACACGACTGTGGTTGGCGATTATCAAAAACCATCGGTGCGGTTGCCGGGAAGCGGCGGGGCTTGTGAGATTGCGATCCTTGCAAAAAAGGTGTTCGTGATTGCTCCGCAAACAAAACGCAGCTTTCCGGAAAAAGTGGATTTCATTACGTCGCCCGGCTATGTGGATCATGCAGAAACAAGAAAAGAGCTCGGCATGCCCGGAGCCGGTCCTGTCATGGTGATCACCAATTTGGGTTGCTATGATTTTGAAGAGGGTGAGATGATTTTGACTTCCTTGCATCCGGGTTGCACCATCGAACAGGTGCAGGAAAATCTTGGATGGAAAGTGAAGGTTTCGTCCCATCTGAAAATGACTGAAGAGCCACATCACGAAGAATTGCGAATCATACGCGACGAGCTTGACCCCGGTCATCTTTACATTTAG
- a CDS encoding insulinase family protein, with protein MQVKVERLQNGLTVMVLEDHAQPLVSTQVLYKVGGRNECTGATGLAHFLEHMAFRATKNFTDTQDAIYSIGGEWHGYTWIDQTTYFETVPVEHVDTVLRLQADRMTNVLNRENEVEAERGAVLTELHSYENDPATVLYDKVVAVSFLEHPYRFNTIGWTSDVEKITHADIVDFYERFYNPGNAVLAIAGNIQSKEIFERVQKLFGPLVGRNLDPLPRTVEPPQNGERRVYLRGSGKLNYYQITYRAPAASDSDYAAFLLTQAILAGSNGVSFRQSGFAVDIPEDAKLAGIGKRITTFFAPTAQPYIFNIAGQAEGKPEEIEKEIEKRIADIREKEVSTQELNQARTQLLKELIFDLETTEDAAHQMAFFEGIGAFPVLQKLPALLESVSVNDIRRVAQRYLRPEQRTIGWYLGEGVAVVQVRRASLAAQKDEPSTTAMSPSVPSAPLVSKTGNGLTLIVRKIVRTPAGFLRILIPSNTVKTKASSSANQPVWRYTSLHWRFLKQDLSLIIENARKALQELRTGSATDPAGIDDPETRLDVALHEIVGAKRSPGALRPVVVSVVGDVDPKTTLDALKKGFAEKPGKPEKIRLQIKERSQTVRLPGKAQSQFGYAVLAPAPSVSDSYAYRALLYIMTHGYGGRLGKELINRRGLIYYISNNYHTDGNASWISIRFGVNPDKLFETKAEFEKLMQGLLTNPPTERELAEAKEHLTGRRVSAYQSNEELSGFYVREWIEQGRLLSQVEFEKRVNSVTLEQIKKIIPAFLNGAGVAVDTN; from the coding sequence ATGCAAGTCAAAGTCGAACGTTTGCAGAATGGACTGACGGTGATGGTGCTGGAGGATCATGCGCAGCCTCTGGTTAGCACGCAGGTGCTGTACAAGGTGGGTGGTCGGAATGAATGCACCGGCGCGACCGGGCTTGCTCATTTTCTGGAACACATGGCGTTTCGCGCAACGAAAAACTTCACGGACACGCAGGACGCAATTTACTCAATTGGTGGAGAATGGCACGGCTACACCTGGATCGATCAGACCACATATTTTGAAACTGTTCCCGTTGAGCATGTGGATACTGTTTTGCGGCTGCAAGCGGACCGCATGACGAATGTTTTGAACCGGGAAAATGAGGTGGAAGCGGAGCGAGGCGCAGTACTGACAGAGCTTCACAGTTACGAGAATGATCCCGCGACAGTTCTTTATGACAAAGTTGTTGCGGTATCGTTTCTGGAGCATCCGTACCGTTTTAATACGATCGGTTGGACAAGCGATGTGGAGAAAATCACACACGCCGATATCGTGGATTTCTACGAGCGGTTCTACAATCCGGGCAATGCCGTGCTGGCAATCGCGGGTAACATTCAATCTAAAGAGATTTTTGAACGTGTTCAAAAATTGTTTGGCCCCCTGGTAGGTCGGAATCTGGATCCTTTGCCACGCACTGTGGAACCGCCTCAAAACGGAGAACGGCGCGTTTATCTTCGCGGCAGCGGCAAGTTGAATTACTACCAGATTACGTATCGCGCGCCGGCGGCTAGTGATTCGGACTACGCAGCTTTCCTATTGACGCAAGCCATTCTCGCCGGCAGCAATGGTGTCAGCTTCCGGCAATCCGGTTTCGCTGTCGATATTCCCGAAGACGCAAAGCTCGCGGGAATTGGGAAACGGATTACGACTTTTTTTGCGCCGACTGCCCAGCCATACATCTTTAATATCGCAGGACAGGCGGAAGGGAAGCCGGAAGAAATAGAAAAGGAGATTGAGAAGAGAATCGCCGATATTCGCGAGAAAGAAGTTTCTACTCAAGAGTTGAATCAAGCTCGTACGCAGCTCTTGAAGGAGTTGATATTCGATTTAGAAACGACCGAAGATGCCGCACATCAGATGGCGTTCTTTGAGGGAATTGGCGCCTTTCCTGTTTTGCAAAAACTGCCTGCTCTTCTGGAATCTGTTTCTGTAAACGATATCCGGAGAGTTGCGCAAAGATATTTGCGCCCTGAACAACGCACGATCGGATGGTATCTTGGCGAAGGCGTGGCCGTTGTGCAGGTGCGGCGCGCTTCCCTTGCTGCCCAAAAGGACGAGCCTTCAACTACGGCAATGTCTCCGTCAGTGCCGTCTGCTCCGCTCGTTTCAAAAACCGGAAACGGCTTGACGCTCATTGTCCGGAAAATTGTGCGAACGCCGGCGGGATTTCTTCGTATCCTCATTCCTTCTAATACGGTGAAAACTAAAGCGTCAAGTTCCGCAAACCAGCCGGTGTGGAGATATACCTCGCTCCACTGGCGTTTCCTGAAACAGGATCTCTCTTTGATAATAGAGAATGCACGCAAAGCGCTCCAGGAACTTCGAACGGGATCTGCGACGGATCCAGCCGGCATCGATGATCCGGAAACGCGTCTGGATGTGGCGCTCCACGAGATCGTTGGAGCAAAACGGAGTCCGGGAGCCTTGCGGCCCGTCGTTGTCTCGGTTGTGGGTGATGTAGATCCTAAGACCACTCTGGATGCATTGAAAAAGGGTTTCGCAGAGAAACCCGGAAAGCCTGAGAAGATAAGGCTTCAAATAAAGGAGCGATCACAAACTGTCAGGTTACCAGGAAAAGCACAATCGCAATTTGGATACGCCGTGCTTGCACCTGCGCCATCCGTTTCCGATTCTTATGCGTATCGGGCGCTGCTTTACATCATGACTCATGGCTATGGAGGGCGGTTGGGCAAGGAATTGATCAACAGACGCGGGCTGATTTATTACATCAGCAATAATTATCATACCGATGGAAATGCATCCTGGATCTCGATCCGTTTCGGAGTCAATCCGGACAAGCTTTTTGAGACAAAAGCGGAATTTGAAAAACTCATGCAAGGTTTGTTGACCAATCCCCCAACCGAGCGCGAGCTTGCAGAAGCGAAAGAACATCTGACCGGACGTCGCGTGAGCGCTTATCAGAGCAATGAAGAGCTGTCAGGTTTTTATGTGCGGGAATGGATTGAACAGGGAAGATTATTGAGCCAAGTCGAATTTGAGAAGCGTGTGAATTCAGTCACGCTGGAACAGATCAAGAAAATCATTCCTGCATTTCTGAACGGCGCCGGTGTCGCGGTGGATACGAATTGA
- a CDS encoding VWA domain-containing protein, with protein MSKKEMISESVVGFCRFLRVKGFPVGIKETIDALVATEIVTITDRCAFQAALRSLLSSSREESELFDQLFHQYWDSSADRDQSQPAQKEIRLAAPEGKFDRIASAMPEGDSTEAATSGASATKRLKRMDFSKIPLSDLPMLEEIAFRLWKQMRIRLVRRWRLVGKLGPVDLRRTIRHSIGHGGNPVDLMRKGRKLRKTNLVMLLDVSGSMELYSAFLLRFVYALNKYFKRMDSFLFSTQLVPVTSALRKKHLAEVLNDLTDRVSEWSGGTRIGECLRDFNQRFAPKQLTRHSVVVILSDGWDTGSPDLLSGELGKIKRRTHRLIWLNPLLGLAGYQPLTRGMSAALPHADVFAPAHNLQSLMNLERHWS; from the coding sequence TTGAGTAAAAAAGAAATGATCAGTGAATCCGTTGTTGGGTTCTGCCGATTTCTGCGGGTGAAAGGTTTTCCTGTTGGGATCAAGGAAACGATTGATGCTCTTGTGGCAACGGAAATTGTAACGATAACGGACCGTTGTGCTTTTCAGGCAGCTCTTCGTTCTCTTCTCTCCTCATCCAGGGAGGAGTCCGAGTTATTTGACCAGCTTTTCCATCAGTACTGGGATTCATCCGCTGATCGTGATCAGTCACAGCCGGCACAAAAGGAGATTCGTCTGGCTGCTCCGGAAGGAAAATTCGATCGGATTGCGTCCGCTATGCCGGAAGGGGATAGCACGGAAGCTGCAACATCAGGAGCATCCGCGACCAAACGTTTAAAGCGAATGGATTTTTCAAAGATTCCACTATCGGATCTTCCGATGCTGGAAGAGATTGCCTTTCGATTGTGGAAACAAATGCGCATAAGACTTGTTCGCAGGTGGCGATTGGTTGGAAAGCTTGGTCCTGTTGATTTGCGAAGAACGATCCGGCACAGCATCGGGCATGGGGGAAATCCTGTGGATTTAATGCGAAAAGGAAGAAAACTGAGAAAAACAAATCTGGTGATGCTTCTGGATGTCAGCGGATCGATGGAACTTTACAGCGCATTTCTGTTGCGCTTCGTCTATGCACTGAACAAATACTTCAAGCGGATGGATTCCTTTCTTTTCAGTACGCAGCTGGTTCCCGTCACATCCGCACTGCGAAAAAAACATCTTGCTGAAGTGTTAAATGATCTTACGGATAGAGTCAGCGAATGGTCAGGAGGCACGCGAATCGGCGAATGCTTGAGAGATTTCAATCAGCGATTTGCGCCAAAGCAATTAACCAGACACTCTGTGGTAGTGATCTTAAGTGACGGCTGGGATACTGGGAGTCCGGATCTGCTCTCCGGAGAACTCGGCAAGATCAAACGGCGCACTCATCGCCTGATCTGGTTAAATCCCCTTCTTGGCCTGGCCGGTTATCAACCGCTTACGCGTGGAATGTCTGCGGCTCTGCCTCACGCGGATGTTTTTGCGCCGGCGCATAATCTGCAAAGCCTCATGAATCTCGAAAGACACTGGAGTTAA
- a CDS encoding NTP transferase domain-containing protein, with protein MSTFVSAIVLAAGMSRRMGTLKQLAMIGDQTLLETTLRAVADSRVHETILVLGYQAEEISRAVSISASTKIVTNDFFEKGMSTSIRCGLRSVSSDCSAALIVLADQPFIKPSIIDALIQEYEGSGAAILVPVYKGFRGNPVLIGRSLFPEMTQLTGDIGCRSLFGLHPDEIRKVQVDDIGVLIDIDTVEDLSKLEAMKTANSQEVLGDLQVSDRSFETKRRHLLIVGGDQIALALAKLGSLLKFRVTLIDPLMKKEEVVEADQIINELDLTKADVTAETYVVVASRGRFDEEALQQAVATPAPYIALMGSKKRGAELIQRLRSDGVSGDALKRIYSPAGLEIHASSPEEIALSIIAQMIQFDRLRA; from the coding sequence ATGTCCACGTTTGTTTCTGCGATCGTGCTTGCAGCCGGGATGTCCCGTCGCATGGGAACCCTCAAACAACTCGCAATGATTGGCGATCAGACTCTACTGGAAACTACGCTGAGAGCTGTTGCTGATTCCAGAGTTCACGAGACCATTCTAGTTCTCGGGTATCAGGCTGAAGAGATCTCCAGAGCCGTTTCGATTTCCGCTTCTACAAAAATAGTAACGAACGACTTCTTTGAAAAAGGAATGAGCACATCGATCCGGTGCGGCCTCCGCTCCGTGTCTTCTGACTGTTCGGCAGCCTTGATTGTGCTTGCGGATCAACCTTTCATCAAGCCATCGATCATAGACGCATTGATTCAGGAATATGAAGGATCCGGAGCGGCGATTCTTGTGCCTGTATACAAAGGGTTTCGTGGAAATCCGGTTCTCATCGGTCGATCGCTGTTTCCTGAGATGACGCAGTTAACCGGCGACATCGGATGCCGTTCTCTGTTTGGTTTGCACCCTGACGAGATCCGGAAGGTTCAAGTCGATGATATTGGCGTGTTAATCGATATTGATACCGTAGAAGATCTTTCGAAATTGGAAGCTATGAAGACGGCGAATTCACAGGAGGTCTTGGGAGATTTGCAGGTCTCCGATCGTTCGTTCGAAACAAAACGCAGACATTTGTTGATTGTCGGCGGAGACCAAATCGCATTGGCGCTCGCCAAATTAGGAAGCCTTCTGAAATTCCGTGTGACGCTGATCGATCCATTGATGAAGAAAGAAGAGGTTGTTGAGGCGGACCAAATCATAAACGAGCTGGATCTGACAAAAGCGGATGTGACCGCTGAGACCTACGTCGTGGTTGCCAGTCGCGGAAGATTTGATGAAGAGGCTCTGCAACAGGCAGTAGCGACTCCCGCTCCTTACATTGCTCTTATGGGGAGCAAAAAAAGGGGCGCTGAGTTGATCCAACGTTTACGAAGCGATGGAGTATCCGGGGATGCACTGAAGCGGATTTATTCACCTGCTGGTTTGGAGATTCATGCGTCCAGCCCGGAAGAAATTGCATTGAGTATCATCGCACAGATGATCCAATTTGACAGACTAAGAGCATAA
- a CDS encoding YHS domain-containing protein, with protein MTVTIPSKYSSDYNGKTIYFCCALCKASFDKTPTQFINA; from the coding sequence ATGACAGTTACCATTCCCTCAAAATATTCTTCTGATTACAACGGGAAAACGATTTATTTTTGCTGTGCTCTTTGCAAAGCCAGCTTTGATAAAACTCCTACTCAGTTCATCAACGCTTAG
- a CDS encoding M28 family metallopeptidase, with translation MKRIVILFLFLANILFADEASNSALAVITKERLQTHINFLSHDLLEGRGTATRGYDIAAMYVASQFEQLGLYPGATKSSYFQNVPLRKTDIVAEKMSLAVITKEGTHDLTYSTDFLMPPDYIREETSVTADVVFAGFGITAPDLKYDDYSGVDTKGKIVLLLSGAPDTFPISERAHYSSTNTKQKNAVAHGAAGIISFQNPEDEKRSPWERSIRQSKLSGYRWMETSGVPHDVPEQIKTTANLSHSGAEKLLSRSPHSIEEVFQMWKEKKVKSFPLNLQASLKKVSRLDAAMSPNVVGWMEGSDPELKREYIVYTAHLDHLGISDPVKNDTINNGAYDNATGIACLIEVARAFTALKVKPRRSLLFIAVTAEEKGLQGSDYFAHNPTVPINSIVANVNTDMFLMLFPFSDAVALGAEHSSLGPIADRAFQTVGIKRSPDPAPEEVRFVRSDQYSFIKKGIPAIKLMAGFESQDPSVNGADKTREWLRTIYHSPQDENSQEMHWESGIKIVQLTFLIGYETANEIARPAWNKGDFFGRTFGKAGASP, from the coding sequence ATGAAGAGAATCGTCATCCTCTTTCTTTTTCTGGCCAACATCTTGTTTGCAGATGAAGCCAGCAATTCCGCGCTTGCCGTCATTACAAAGGAACGGCTTCAAACCCATATAAATTTTCTTTCTCACGACCTGCTGGAAGGTCGCGGCACAGCCACAAGAGGATACGACATTGCAGCGATGTATGTCGCCTCACAGTTTGAGCAGCTCGGCTTATATCCCGGTGCCACAAAGAGTAGCTATTTCCAAAACGTTCCTTTGCGCAAGACTGATATCGTTGCAGAAAAAATGAGCCTTGCAGTCATCACTAAGGAAGGAACACACGATCTCACCTATTCCACCGATTTTCTAATGCCTCCGGACTATATCCGTGAAGAGACTTCGGTTACGGCAGACGTGGTGTTCGCAGGATTTGGAATCACTGCTCCCGATTTGAAATACGATGACTATTCCGGTGTCGATACGAAAGGAAAGATTGTCTTGCTTTTGTCGGGCGCGCCGGACACATTTCCGATCAGCGAGCGGGCTCACTATTCTTCTACTAACACGAAACAAAAGAACGCCGTTGCACATGGAGCAGCGGGTATCATCTCTTTTCAAAATCCGGAAGATGAGAAACGATCTCCCTGGGAGCGCTCCATTCGACAGAGCAAATTAAGCGGATACCGCTGGATGGAAACCTCCGGAGTTCCTCATGACGTCCCGGAGCAAATAAAAACAACTGCAAACTTAAGTCACTCGGGCGCAGAAAAGCTCTTGAGCCGCTCTCCTCATAGCATCGAAGAAGTTTTTCAGATGTGGAAGGAGAAGAAAGTGAAGAGCTTTCCGCTAAACCTTCAGGCATCTTTAAAGAAAGTTTCCAGACTCGATGCTGCGATGAGTCCGAACGTTGTTGGATGGATGGAAGGCTCTGATCCCGAATTGAAAAGAGAATACATTGTTTACACGGCGCATCTGGATCATCTTGGAATATCGGATCCCGTCAAGAACGACACCATCAACAATGGTGCCTACGATAACGCCACGGGAATTGCGTGCTTGATCGAAGTCGCGCGAGCATTTACTGCTTTAAAAGTGAAGCCGCGGCGATCCCTTTTGTTCATTGCCGTTACAGCTGAAGAAAAGGGATTGCAGGGATCAGACTATTTTGCGCACAATCCAACGGTTCCGATTAACTCCATTGTTGCAAATGTGAATACGGACATGTTTCTCATGCTTTTTCCGTTTTCCGATGCTGTCGCATTGGGAGCGGAACATTCTTCGTTAGGCCCCATTGCTGATCGGGCGTTTCAGACAGTGGGTATAAAGCGGAGTCCAGATCCAGCGCCGGAAGAAGTTCGTTTTGTGCGCAGCGATCAGTATTCATTCATCAAGAAAGGGATTCCTGCGATTAAATTGATGGCAGGGTTTGAAAGTCAGGATCCTTCTGTAAATGGAGCGGACAAGACACGAGAATGGCTCAGAACAATTTACCACTCGCCGCAGGATGAAAACAGTCAAGAAATGCACTGGGAAAGCGGAATCAAAATCGTGCAACTGACTTTCCTGATCGGTTATGAAACTGCCAATGAGATAGCGAGACCTGCCTGGAACAAAGGCGATTTTTTCGGTCGCACCTTCGGTAAAGCGGGCGCCTCACCTTAG
- a CDS encoding XdhC family protein — translation MWKDFFEGLARLKESGKPFVVATVVKVSGSTYRRPGARVLITEEGATTGLISGGCFEGELIEKAKRVIQTKEAALATFDTTSPDDLLFGLGLGCTGVAQILLEPFDGSSQISHLDFIGQHVSQREEAVLATVFRVHEVSGVSVASRLMLQNDRQEAEGIQNREVIDALNTECRSILQSRQSKVQTFPLGGGHVEALVEYIELPLPLIIFGAGPDAVPLVRFAKELGWNVTVVDRRPAFARKDRFPGANVILTEPEELSASVKLDFTTAAVIMNHHFETDLNFLRVLLPLPVFYIGLLGPASKTDLLFQKLREEGVVPANEQLLRLFSPVGLDVGAETPEEIALSIIAEIQAVHSGYSAGFLKERSGPIHKRG, via the coding sequence ATGTGGAAAGATTTTTTTGAGGGACTCGCGCGACTGAAAGAATCCGGCAAACCGTTCGTAGTGGCAACCGTTGTAAAGGTGAGCGGCTCAACTTACCGGCGGCCTGGAGCTCGCGTGTTGATCACAGAAGAGGGAGCGACCACCGGTTTGATCAGTGGCGGCTGTTTTGAAGGCGAGTTGATTGAGAAAGCAAAACGGGTGATACAAACAAAAGAGGCGGCTCTTGCAACATTCGACACGACTTCACCGGATGATCTTTTGTTTGGCCTTGGACTTGGTTGTACGGGTGTGGCGCAAATTCTATTGGAGCCTTTTGATGGGTCGTCTCAGATCAGTCATCTCGATTTTATTGGTCAGCATGTTTCTCAAAGAGAAGAGGCCGTGTTGGCAACGGTATTTCGAGTTCACGAAGTATCAGGCGTTTCTGTAGCGAGCCGTTTGATGTTGCAGAATGACAGACAAGAAGCTGAAGGCATTCAGAATCGAGAAGTGATAGATGCCCTCAATACGGAATGCCGGTCAATCTTACAATCGCGCCAATCGAAAGTCCAAACGTTTCCTTTGGGCGGTGGTCATGTTGAAGCGCTTGTGGAATACATCGAATTGCCTCTGCCGCTGATTATCTTCGGCGCTGGCCCGGATGCGGTTCCTCTCGTGCGATTCGCCAAGGAGCTAGGCTGGAATGTGACGGTCGTGGATCGGCGTCCTGCGTTCGCGCGCAAAGATCGTTTTCCTGGAGCCAACGTGATTCTCACGGAACCGGAAGAACTATCGGCCAGCGTAAAACTCGATTTCACAACTGCCGCTGTGATCATGAATCATCATTTCGAAACGGATTTAAACTTCTTGCGAGTATTGCTTCCGTTACCTGTGTTCTACATCGGATTGCTCGGTCCGGCATCAAAAACCGATCTATTATTTCAAAAACTGCGTGAGGAAGGTGTTGTCCCTGCAAACGAACAGCTTCTTCGTTTGTTCAGTCCTGTCGGTCTCGATGTCGGCGCGGAAACACCGGAAGAAATTGCGCTTTCCATCATTGCAGAAATTCAGGCAGTGCACTCGGGTTACTCCGCAGGGTTTTTAAAAGAGCGCAGTGGCCCGATTCACAAGCGCGGCTAA